GCTATACCGCGCCCCTTTATCCTTCAACCACATATTACCTTTAATAATCAGAACATACACAGCGACGATAAAATAAATCGTACCAGCTACCCAATCAACTGTAGTCACTAAGCTATGACTAACAATATGATCGATATACCAGCATCCAATCGGAATGTGAAGCAAGATAACAGCAAACAAGCCCGGATTATACAGTGTTTTTCCTTTTATATTGGCAAAAATGCCGTGCCAGATAAATTGAAAGAAGCCCATCAGAATAGGAGCAAGACCAAGCCAAATCACATCTGGAAATAGCACTGGGAGCAGATAAAAAACATAAGCGATAACTAGATTGATGATCATAGCCGATTGAGGGTTTAATGGATAGCGTTGCGGATATTCACTCTTAAAAATCAGCACATTGAACAATCCTCCGAAATATCCTGGCCAGCGATATTCTTCAAATTGGTGGAGAAGAATTGCCACAAAGCTAAGCCATAAAATAGCGCGTATTTCCGTGATATTCTGCCATTCCACATACAAAGAAAGCCCGACGATCAGAGCAACAGCTATACCTAAATCCTGCCAATATTTCCGTAAGAAGTTCATATCTACTTCTCCTCTATTCTCTTATTTGCAAGAAAAATAGTGATCAAATAGGAATTTCACTTGCTCTTCGATTGGCGCAAAGGTTACCCCTGCTCCTGATACCAGTATTGGCTTCATTAACGCCGGCAAAAAGATTGCACCAAATAGCTGCGTCGTCATCATCATTAATTGATTTGGGTCGCTTTCCTGCGTGATCTCTTGTAATGTCGCCAGAACCTTTTGAAAGCCCATTGTTTGTAGAAATTCTCCATATTCCTGCTGTGAAGCAAACGGTGCAGTCCCCATCGCAATAATCCTTGATACAAGCTCTGGGTATTGCAAGATGACTCGAACGTAATGGATGAGGAAGGATTGTAAACGGTCCTTTGGTGATAAGCTGAGGTCATCTAAAATAGTAAAGGTATCTTGAAAGCTGTTTAGCAGAACTTTAATAGTCTCGCTTATCAGTCTTTCTTTTGATCCAAAATAGTAATTAATAAGCGCGATATTGGTTTCTGATTTCGTTGCAATTTTCCTGATGGTCACACTCTCAAAGCCCTCTTTTTTAATCAATTCCAATGTTGTTTTAAGAATTTTTTCTTTGGTGCCCTGATTTGTTTCAGAATATGTCATTTTCTACCTCCTCATCACGGTTTTTAACAAGGATTTTAAACATCGTTTTAAACATTGTTTAATAGAATGATAGCACCGTTCTATCGGTAAATCAATGCGTTTTTTGTTCTCTGAAAATAAATAGCTAAAACGTATCCCTCTCCCAACACGCCTTGCGGTACTACATAGCGGAAGTCGGACTACAGGACTACATGTCGAGTATTGGTAACCTCGCTTGTCCGGAATTTAATATGTTGAAATCAAAAAACGAGTATGATAAGATACGTGTAAAATTAATGATTGGAGTTGAAAACATGGAGTAATTTTTCTTGCGAATATATAAATTAATAAAACTACAAAAGCGATATTTTTCGTATGTTTTATTCTTTATATGCAAGAAGGTTACTACATCTTTCACTCAAGCAATATATCCTTATCTGACTCCATCGCGGGTTGGATTTGCTGTATTTATTTGAGCTACAAGAAAGTAACTTTCTTGTAGCTTTTATTTTTTTATACAGGAGGATATCTTATGTCATTAATCAATGTTACAAACTTGACGTTTGCCTATGATGGCAGTTTCGATAACATATTTGAAAACGTAAGCTTCCAAATCGATACGGATTGGAAATTGGGATTTACCGGAAGAAACGGCAAAGGGAAGACAACATTTCTTAACCTATTGCTTGGTAAATATGAATACAGCGGAAATATTTCTGCTACGGTCAGCTTTGAATATTTTCCTTTCCCTGTCGAAAATAAGGCAAATAATACCCTTGATGTAATCAGCGACATTGATCCAGACTATGTTCACTGGAAATTGATGCGTGAGCTTTCATTGCTACAGGTTTCTGAGGATGTTTTATATCGCCCCTTTGATTCATTGTCCAACGGGGAGCAAACGA
The nucleotide sequence above comes from Brevibacillus laterosporus LMG 15441. Encoded proteins:
- a CDS encoding HXXEE domain-containing protein: MNFLRKYWQDLGIAVALIVGLSLYVEWQNITEIRAILWLSFVAILLHQFEEYRWPGYFGGLFNVLIFKSEYPQRYPLNPQSAMIINLVIAYVFYLLPVLFPDVIWLGLAPILMGFFQFIWHGIFANIKGKTLYNPGLFAVILLHIPIGCWYIDHIVSHSLVTTVDWVAGTIYFIVAVYVLIIKGNMWLKDKGARYSFSKQQMRPYGKGI
- a CDS encoding TetR/AcrR family transcriptional regulator, translated to MTYSETNQGTKEKILKTTLELIKKEGFESVTIRKIATKSETNIALINYYFGSKERLISETIKVLLNSFQDTFTILDDLSLSPKDRLQSFLIHYVRVILQYPELVSRIIAMGTAPFASQQEYGEFLQTMGFQKVLATLQEITQESDPNQLMMMTTQLFGAIFLPALMKPILVSGAGVTFAPIEEQVKFLFDHYFSCK